TTTTCATCGTTCATGGTCATGATTTTTCACCTATATTTCATCTGCATGGAAAAATAAGCCATTGTTTGAGGACACGATTCATATAGGGAATTGGCATGCAAAAACAACAGGACAAAATCGGGCTCGCGCTGCTCGGGGTTTTTATTTTTCTCGGGTTGGCATGTTTAGGATATTTGCTGGGGCATGCAGCACTGGCTTATAAACAATTCGATCGTAGTGTGACGGTAAAAGGATTGTCTGAACGGGAGTTTCTGGCGGATATTGTGATCTGGCCGATTCAGTTTAACGTTGCCAGCAATGATCTGGGGGAGCTGTATCAGATGCTGGACGGACAGACGTCGCAAATTCGTGCTTATCTTCGCAGCAATGGCATCGGCGCGAATGAAATCTCTGTCTCTACCCCGGCGATCACCGATAAATCGGCTCAGCAATATGGCAACGAGGCTCAGGTGGCTTACCGATATACGGCGTTTCAAACCGTGACCGTTTATTCCAGCGAGATTGAAAATGTCCGGGCTGTGATGGGATCCCTGTCAGAACTAGGGAAACAGGGGATTGTCTTTACCGGTGATGCGTATCAGACGCAGACTGAATATCTCTTTACCCGTCTGAACGAGATTAAGCCCGGCATGATTGAAGAAGCCACGACCAACGCCCGTGAAGTGGCACAAAAATTTGCATCGGACTCCGACAGCACACTCGGCAAAATCCGCAAAGCGTCGCAGGGACAGTTTTCAATCAGTGCGCGCGATAAAAATAATCCGCATATTAAGAAAATCAGAGTCGTTTCAACCGTCGAATATTATTTGTCGGATTGAGTCATTGAATCCAAGGAGGAAAGATGAAAACAGCATTGGTCACCGGTGGCAGCCAGGGAATCGGACTCGAAACAGTGTTGCGTTTGGTGGCAGAAGATTATCAGGTCATTACCTGTTCAAGACGGGAATCCGTCTGGCAGCAACAGGTTGCGCGGTATCCGCAACTCAGTTCTGTGGATTATCATGCGGTGGATATTGGCGATGACTCGCAGTTGAATCGCTTGTTTGCACATATTCAAGAGACATACGGCAAGCTGGATCTGGCGGTGAATAATGCGTCGCCTGAACTGGCTTCCCGCGGACAATTTTCTGAAGTTGCCCCTTCAGCGCTGCGCGAAACACTTGAGCAGGATTTCTGGGCACAGGCCGTGTGTTTACAACTGGAGCTTCAACTCATGCAGTCCGGGGCTGCGATTGTGAATCTCAGTTCTGTGAATGGATTGCGTCCAACCCCCAACGCTGCGATGTACAGCGCTGCAAAACATGCCATTGAAGGCTTAACCCGATCGGTTGCACTGGAGGCGATTCAGCAGGGAATTCGCATCAATGCTGTCGCGCCAGGGGTGACCTGGACAGCCCGCTGGGAAGCCCGGGAAGCAGCCGTGCCCGGCACCCGGACAGAGGTGTCTGCGGTTGTACCAATCAAACGCTATGCTGAATCTGCTGAGGTGGTTGAAGCCATCCTGTTTCTTTTGTCCGACAAAGCCAGCTATATCGTGGGGCATACACTGGTCGTGGATGGCGGATTGAGTTTAAGTTGAATGGAATCTGTGAGTTGCCGGTATTTAATGCCACTGAAAATAAAAGCTTTCGTTCCCAATTACGTACTCATTTGACTGAACCTGAGCGGCGTCTCTGGAGAAAACTGCGTTGTCATCAGCTTGGCGTGAAGTTTCGTCGTCAGCATGGTATTGGCCGATATATTGTGGATTTCTATTGCCCGGATACAAAGCTGGTGATTGAAATTGATGGCGATAGCCATAGCCATTATTCGGAACTGGGTCTGCAGTACGATGCAAAGCGTGATGCCTTGATGGCTGAATTAGGGATTCGGGTATTACGTTTTACGAATCAGGAAGTGATGTGTAATTTAGACGAAGTTGTTGAGATGATATATCGGCTGATTCACCGATGAAGCGCGCTCAGATTTGGAACTGGCGCTGGTGTTTGATAACCCCACCTAGCCTCCCCCTTGAAAAGGGGGAGGGATTGATCGAGCTTGTTGTGAGCATTGAGTTTTCTTTCGCCATTGGCAAGGGGAGGGTTAGGGTGGGGTTCGTGAAGCGCGCTCAGATTTGGAACTGGCGCTGGTGTTTGATAACCCCCACCTAGCCTCCCCCTTGAAAAGGGGGAGGGATTGATCGAGCTTGTTGTGAGCATTGAGTTTTCTTTCGCCATTGGTAATGGGAGGGGTTAGGGTGGGGTTCGTGAAGCGTGCTCAGATTTGGAACTGGCGCTGATGTTTGATAACCCCCTCCTAGCCTCCCCCTTGAAAAGGGGGAGGGACAGATCGAGCATGCTGCGATCACCAATGATTCCCTCCCCTTGGCAAGGGGAGGGGTTAGGGTGGGGTTCGTGAAGCGCGCTCAGATTTGGAACTGGCGCTGGTGTTTGATAACCCCCTCCTAGCCTCCCCCTTGAAAAGGGGGAGGGATTGATCGAACTTGTTGCGAGCGCTGATGATTCCCTCCCCTTGGCAAGGGGAGGGTTAGGGTGGGGTTCGTGAAGCGCTCAGATTTGGAACTGGCGCTGGTGTTTGATAACCCCTTCTAGCCTCCCCTTGAAAAGGGGGAGGGATTGATCGAACTTGCTGCGAGCACTGATTATTCCCTCCCCTTGGCAAGGGGAGGGTTAGGGTGGGGTTCGTGAATCGCGCTCAGATTTGGAACTGGCGCTGGTGTTTGATAACCCCCTCCTAGCCCCCCTTGAAAAGGGGGAGGGACAGATCGCGTTTGCTGCGAGCGCTGTGTTTTCCTTCGCCTTATGGGAAGAACAGATCGCGTTTGTTGTGAGCACTGATTATTCCCTCCCCTTGGCGAGGGTTAGGGTGGGGTTCGTGAATCGCGCTCAGATTTGGAACTGGCGCTGGTGTTTGATAACCCCCACCTAGCCTCCCCCTTGAAAAGGGGGAGGGATTGATCGAGCTTGCTGCGAGCGCTGATTATTCCCTCCCCTTGGTAAGGGGAGGGTTAGGGTGGGGTTCGTGAAGCGCGCTCAGATTTGGAACTGGCGCTGGTGTTTGATAACCCCCACCTAGCCTCCCCCTTGAAAAGGGGGAGGGACAGATCGCGTTTGCTGCGAGCGCTGTGTTTTCCTTCGCCTTATGGGAGGAACAGATCGCGTTTGCTGTGAGCACTGATTATTCCCTCCCCTTGGCGAGGGTTAGGGTGGGGTTCGAACAGCGCGCACGGATTCGGAACTGGCGTTGGTGTTTGATAACCCCCACCTAGCCTCCCCTTGAAAAGGGGGAGGGACAGATCGAGCATGCTGCGATCACCAATGATTCCCTCCCCTTGGCGAGGGTTAGGGTGGGGTTCGTGAATCGCGCTCAGATTTGGATTTGGCGCTGGTGTTTGATAACCCCCTCCTAGCCTCCCCCTTGAAAAGGGGGAGGGATTGATCGAGCATGCTGCGATCACTAATGATTCCCTCCCTTTGGCGAGGGTTAGGGTGGGGTTCGAACAGCGCGCACGGATTCGGAACTGGCGCTGGTGTTTGATAACCCCACCTAGCCTCCCCCTTGAAAAAGGGGGAGGGATTGCTCGAGCATACTGCGAGCGCTAAATTTTCCTTCACTTTGGCTAGGGGAGGGATTGATCGAGCATGTTGCGATCACTGACTTTCTCTCCTTTGAGGGGGAAGAAATGCTACAGGTGCTGATTTCCAGAAGAGATCGAATTCAGCAACACCCCAGTACACTTCTCTGCCGCATCCAGATCTTTCCCGACAAATGCCGACACAATGGCACCTTCTTTCAACAGGCAAATGGCATCCACTAAGGCCTCGTCTGGTGTGTGAAGGTGTTGCTGAATCAGCAACCGGACTTTGCGTTTGTGTTCGCTGCAATAGTCGGCAATGACGGTGTTTTCTTCACTGAATTCAGCCGATGCATTGATAAAAAAACAGCCTCGAAAGGGGCTCAGTTCAGGCACCCGGCCATGGAACCAGTCACTCAGGGCGCTGAAGAGGCAGGTGATCACGTCAGCATGGGTGTGTGCCGGTGCCAGACGTCGCGCCAACCAGGCCATGAAGATCTCATCGCGTGCGGCCAGCGTGGCGAGGATCAGCTCATCTTTGCTGGCAAAGTGGCTGTAGAGTGTTTTTTTGGCCACGCCAGAGACTTTCAGCACTTCGTTAATCCCCACGGCATGAATACCGTGACGGTAGAACAGCGTCAGCGCGGTGCTGATCAGTTGCTGTCGTTTGTCGGTTTTCATCTGAAACCTCTCTGATTCACTGAGTTCATAAGGATGTTGACACAAGGAGACCGATCTGTCTACTCTAATGAAGGAGACAAATCGGTCTACCTAAAACACAAAGGAGTATCAAATGAATCAATACGGTATGGCGCTGATTTCTGGCATTGGCGCGGCTTTGGCGATTGGGCTGTTATCACTGGCAGACAGCATGACAACCGCCGGACTCTGGCTGATGGCACCGTTCGGAGCGACAGCCGTGCTGGTGTTTGGGGTGCCGGACAGCCCGCTGGCACAGCCAAAGAATGTGATCGCCGGTCACCTGCTGACAGCCTTTATCGGTGTCTTTTTTGTCGCTTTTATTGGCGTCACCCCACTGACGATGGCGATTGCATCTGGCTTGGCCGTTTCTGCGATGTTGCTGACGAAAACCACCCATCCGCCTGCAGGCGCCAATCCGCTGTTGATTATGCTGACCGGACAAAGCTGGTCTTTTCTGCTCACTCCGGTGCTGATTGGTGCGGTGGTCATGGTGCTGATGGGTCAGATGGTGAAGCACCGGGGCTGGGTGTTGAGTCGCTGACCGCGCTGAAAGCATCCATCTGATCTCGGTAAGATGTCATTATTTGCGTGAAAAAATGTCTCTTTTTGGCCTAGGCAATGACTCAGGCAGTTCATAGCATGGAAAGCATCAAATGGATTCTTTTCAGATGCGGAACGAGGACGAATGGATATTTCCCGTAACACGCAAATCATCGCTATTTCGGTGGGGGTGCTGGTGACCTTCTGGGCATCATCGATCAAGGGCAGCTATCAGGTTTACTTTCTGGATCTGGCTAGCATGTGTGGACTTGGTCGGGGTGTGTTTTCGCTCACCAGCGCCCTGTTTGGCTTATCGATTGGCATTTTGTCTCCGGTGGTCGGCTGGATTTGCGACCGGATTGGCCCGGCGCAGACCATTTTATCGGGTGTCATTGTGGCAATGTTTGTGTATTTGCTCATGACACTCACCTTTCATTTCTGGCTGTTTCTGGTGCTTTTCGGGGTACTGGCAGCTTACGCATTAACCGCCATGACCTTCGTCCCGCTGGCATTACTGGTGGACCGCATTTTTGACCATCGCAACAAAGGCATGGCTTATGCGGCGATCACCAACGGCACCGCGATTGGCTTTATGGTGTTGTCACCGCTCTGGGTCTGGCTCAATACGTTTCTGGTCTGGCAGGACATCAGCCTGATCATCTTTGGTGTCTTTACGTTGCTGATTCTGCCAGCCAGTCTCTGGCTGTGCCGTCTGTTTCCCCGTCGTGCGTTTGTGCTCGCGCCAGAGGCTGAAAATCAGCCGGATGCGCTGACATGGCATCAGCATCTAAGAAAACCGCTGTTCCTGCTGCTGGCATTGTCTTTCGGGGGGTGCGGGGCATCCATGGCGTACATTGATGTGCATCTGGTCCCGCTGCTTCAGGAGCGTTTCAGTGGCGGGGAAGGCGAAGCCACCCTTGTGGCCACGTCGCTCAGTGTGCTCGGTGCTGCGGAACTGGTGGGTGCATTCTGGGTGGGATATCTGCTGCGTTTTTCAGCGCCGGCACTGATTCTGGCAGGTCTTTATCTGGTTCGCGGAGCATCGCTGCTGATTGTGCTGGCGGCAGACAACCTGCTGATGTGCATGATCTTCGCGGTTCTTTTTGGTCTGACTTATATGGGCACGGTGATCGTGACGTCCATGATGTGTCTGCAGGCTTATGGCGAACAGGTGAAAGGGAAAATCTTCGGCTGCCTGTTTACCGTGCATCAGATCTTTGTGTTCGGCACGGTCTGGCTGGGAGGGTTATCTTTCGATGCCACACAAAGTTATGCCGGGGTCACACTGGCGGTTTCCGGGCTGTGTTTTGTGTCTGCTGTCACCGGGCTGCTGTTCTTCTTTTCAGAGCCGTTCAAAACTCGCTCCGGCCTGGCACAGCAAGGGCAGGAGTGAGCCTGTTTTGGTTCAGCCCGCACTGTCTGGTTCAGCATTGCAAGACCGATGTGAATCAATCATCTGGGCCGCAGTGTTGTGCTTCGTCGCAAATTTTCCGGGCAGCGACTGATACTTTTTCTTCCAGGCGGCGCGCAATGCGCTGGCCTGAGGAAAGCCGGATTTCAGCGCAGCAGATTCAATTGTCTCCCCGTTATCGAGATAGCTTTTCGCTTCTTCCAGCCGCAGTTCGACCAGATAGGCCCGGATGGTGATGCCCGTCGCTTGTTTGAACTCGCGCTGCATGTGGCGGGAAGACACACGAAAGCGGGCAGCAACGTCGTTTAATGTGATTTTTTCGCTGATCCGGCGCTGCAAATCATCCTGAATCGCATGGACCAGCGGTGAAATATGGCTGCGATAGGAAAGCTGTTTCGAGATTTGCGGATCATTGGCCATTCTGCGGCGGTAGACCACCAGTTCTCTGGCGATGTTCATGGCAAAGGCACAGCCGTTGCGCTCCTCTATCAGTTGAAGCGCCAGATCAATTCCGGCGGTCACGCCTGCCGTGGTATAGACTTGCCCGTCCTGCACCACAATCCGTTCCGGCAGCACTGTGGTCGCCGGAAACTGTTCAGATAATTGCTGCGTCAGCTGATGATGTGTGGTGCAGTGTCTGTCATCCAGCCAGCCTGCCAGTCCGAGCAGAAAAGCACCGGTACAGATACCGACGATTTTCGTTTGTGTCTGCGGCACGGTTCTGAGCCAGTCGATACAGTGTTCACTGGCCTGATTACGATAAATGCCATGGTGATATTTGGAAGCGCAGACCATCACGATCGACGGTTCAGGCAAGCTTTCCGGCAAAGGTTCAATGCCACAGAAAGTCAGTCCCTGATGGCTGTGACAGGTCGTCTGATCGCCGATATAGTGCAGTTCCAGAGGCATGCCCTGGCTGAGCGCTTCATGAAAAGCCTGACAGGGCCCCGCCAGATCCAGCAGATGCACATCCGGCGTCAGCAGAAAATAAATAGAAAGTGGCACGGGGTTGATCCGGTCAGATGCCATAGCCTGTCAGTCCTTTGAAACAGAGAGTATGCAATGTATCACTCCGCCTTGTACGAAAGCCACCGCTGGATCCAACAGGCGCGAGATCCTCTGTGAGCGAAATTTATTGATATGTCCGACTGTAAGGGTCGTGTGTCCGATCGGAGATATGTATTTCCGACCTGACCTGACACAATAGCATCATACGTTCCGCGTATTTTTCTACGATCTCAATCTAAGGCAGCGCATGATCTACTTATTACCCTTATTGACGGTATCAATTTGGGCAGGGAATGCCATTGTTAACAAACTTTCATTCAGCGTGATTGATCCGGGAGCGATCGCATTTTACCGCTGGTTTTTTGCCATGCTGGCACTCACCCCTTTTGTACTGAAATCTGTGATTCAAAACTGGGCCAGCATTAAACCCTATTTGTCAAAACTGGCATTTCTGGCAGTGCTCGGCATGGTGCTGAACCAATCGCTGGGGTACTTTGCAGCACCCACGACCACAGCCACGAATATGGCACTGATTATGTCGCTGGTTCCGCTGATGAGCATGTTCCTGAGCGTCCCGATTCTGAAACAAAGACTCTCGCCACTGGCTTTTATCGGCGCTGTACTGTCTTTGGGCGGACTGGTGCTGATGCTCAGCCATGGCGATCCGTCGCAGTTGCTGTCTCAGGGCATGAATCAAGGGGATGCTTTGCTTCTGCTGGCTGCTTTTGTGTATGCGCTGTATTGTGTGCTGATCAAACGGTGGGACATGCCGCTGAGTAACTGGCACTCGGTGTATGTTCAGGGCGTGTTTGCCGTGCTGTTTCTGCTACCGATGCTCTTTACCAGCCAGCGGATTGGCATCACCGGTGAATCGCTGCCGCTGATTCTGTTTGCTGCGATTCCGGCCTCGGTGATTGCCCCCTGGTGCTGGTTGAAAGCCATCAAGATGCTGGGTGCCGATAAAACGGCAATGTTCATGAACCTGATGCCCGTGATTACAGCCATCATTGCCAGCTTCTTATTGAACGAACAACTTGAGCCTGTTCATCTGATTGGCGGGGGCATGGTCCTGTGCGGTGTCGCGATTGCCCAAATCAAACGCAGAGCTCGTCGCCGCAAGCTGGTGGCCGCGTAAAATTCAACCGGATTATATGTATCGAGGCAGCGGAAACGCTGCCTTTTTCGTATCTGTACTTTGG
The Photobacterium sp. GJ3 DNA segment above includes these coding regions:
- a CDS encoding SIMPL domain-containing protein, which produces MQKQQDKIGLALLGVFIFLGLACLGYLLGHAALAYKQFDRSVTVKGLSEREFLADIVIWPIQFNVASNDLGELYQMLDGQTSQIRAYLRSNGIGANEISVSTPAITDKSAQQYGNEAQVAYRYTAFQTVTVYSSEIENVRAVMGSLSELGKQGIVFTGDAYQTQTEYLFTRLNEIKPGMIEEATTNAREVAQKFASDSDSTLGKIRKASQGQFSISARDKNNPHIKKIRVVSTVEYYLSD
- a CDS encoding SDR family NAD(P)-dependent oxidoreductase, yielding MKTALVTGGSQGIGLETVLRLVAEDYQVITCSRRESVWQQQVARYPQLSSVDYHAVDIGDDSQLNRLFAHIQETYGKLDLAVNNASPELASRGQFSEVAPSALRETLEQDFWAQAVCLQLELQLMQSGAAIVNLSSVNGLRPTPNAAMYSAAKHAIEGLTRSVALEAIQQGIRINAVAPGVTWTARWEAREAAVPGTRTEVSAVVPIKRYAESAEVVEAILFLLSDKASYIVGHTLVVDGGLSLS
- a CDS encoding endonuclease domain-containing protein, which encodes MNGICELPVFNATENKSFRSQLRTHLTEPERRLWRKLRCHQLGVKFRRQHGIGRYIVDFYCPDTKLVIEIDGDSHSHYSELGLQYDAKRDALMAELGIRVLRFTNQEVMCNLDEVVEMIYRLIHR
- a CDS encoding TetR/AcrR family transcriptional regulator is translated as MKTDKRQQLISTALTLFYRHGIHAVGINEVLKVSGVAKKTLYSHFASKDELILATLAARDEIFMAWLARRLAPAHTHADVITCLFSALSDWFHGRVPELSPFRGCFFINASAEFSEENTVIADYCSEHKRKVRLLIQQHLHTPDEALVDAICLLKEGAIVSAFVGKDLDAAEKCTGVLLNSISSGNQHL
- a CDS encoding HPP family protein gives rise to the protein MNQYGMALISGIGAALAIGLLSLADSMTTAGLWLMAPFGATAVLVFGVPDSPLAQPKNVIAGHLLTAFIGVFFVAFIGVTPLTMAIASGLAVSAMLLTKTTHPPAGANPLLIMLTGQSWSFLLTPVLIGAVVMVLMGQMVKHRGWVLSR
- a CDS encoding MFS transporter → MDISRNTQIIAISVGVLVTFWASSIKGSYQVYFLDLASMCGLGRGVFSLTSALFGLSIGILSPVVGWICDRIGPAQTILSGVIVAMFVYLLMTLTFHFWLFLVLFGVLAAYALTAMTFVPLALLVDRIFDHRNKGMAYAAITNGTAIGFMVLSPLWVWLNTFLVWQDISLIIFGVFTLLILPASLWLCRLFPRRAFVLAPEAENQPDALTWHQHLRKPLFLLLALSFGGCGASMAYIDVHLVPLLQERFSGGEGEATLVATSLSVLGAAELVGAFWVGYLLRFSAPALILAGLYLVRGASLLIVLAADNLLMCMIFAVLFGLTYMGTVIVTSMMCLQAYGEQVKGKIFGCLFTVHQIFVFGTVWLGGLSFDATQSYAGVTLAVSGLCFVSAVTGLLFFFSEPFKTRSGLAQQGQE
- a CDS encoding GlxA family transcriptional regulator — encoded protein: MASDRINPVPLSIYFLLTPDVHLLDLAGPCQAFHEALSQGMPLELHYIGDQTTCHSHQGLTFCGIEPLPESLPEPSIVMVCASKYHHGIYRNQASEHCIDWLRTVPQTQTKIVGICTGAFLLGLAGWLDDRHCTTHHQLTQQLSEQFPATTVLPERIVVQDGQVYTTAGVTAGIDLALQLIEERNGCAFAMNIARELVVYRRRMANDPQISKQLSYRSHISPLVHAIQDDLQRRISEKITLNDVAARFRVSSRHMQREFKQATGITIRAYLVELRLEEAKSYLDNGETIESAALKSGFPQASALRAAWKKKYQSLPGKFATKHNTAAQMIDSHRSCNAEPDSAG
- a CDS encoding DMT family transporter, with the protein product MIYLLPLLTVSIWAGNAIVNKLSFSVIDPGAIAFYRWFFAMLALTPFVLKSVIQNWASIKPYLSKLAFLAVLGMVLNQSLGYFAAPTTTATNMALIMSLVPLMSMFLSVPILKQRLSPLAFIGAVLSLGGLVLMLSHGDPSQLLSQGMNQGDALLLLAAFVYALYCVLIKRWDMPLSNWHSVYVQGVFAVLFLLPMLFTSQRIGITGESLPLILFAAIPASVIAPWCWLKAIKMLGADKTAMFMNLMPVITAIIASFLLNEQLEPVHLIGGGMVLCGVAIAQIKRRARRRKLVAA